The following are encoded together in the Acidovorax sp. KKS102 genome:
- a CDS encoding phage regulatory CII family protein: protein MPRKPIFPKHEVPVSPFDAFRAVATAYGVKDLAERLSMKPGTLWNKVDADVESHHQPTLRDVISITRETQDMRILESLNRLFDRATIDLRPGPVSDEAVLELLLRVSSEKGQMAQALRNGYADARFCRADYQAVRGEAFDLINAVLDFVQRLEGLVDE from the coding sequence ATGCCCCGCAAACCCATATTCCCCAAACACGAAGTGCCGGTGAGCCCGTTCGATGCGTTCCGGGCGGTGGCCACGGCCTATGGCGTAAAGGACCTGGCAGAGCGCCTGAGCATGAAGCCGGGCACTTTGTGGAACAAGGTGGATGCCGATGTGGAGAGCCATCACCAGCCGACGCTGCGCGATGTGATCTCCATCACCCGGGAGACGCAGGACATGCGGATTCTGGAGAGCCTGAACCGGCTGTTCGACCGGGCCACCATCGACCTGCGCCCCGGGCCTGTGAGCGATGAGGCTGTGCTGGAGCTGCTGCTGCGTGTAAGCAGTGAGAAAGGCCAGATGGCGCAGGCCCTGCGCAATGGCTATGCAGACGCCCGCTTTTGCCGGGCCGACTACCAGGCCGTGCGCGGTGAGGCGTTCGACCTGATCAATGCGGTGCTGGACTTTGTGCAGCGCCTGGAGGGGCTGGTCGATGAGTAG
- a CDS encoding tyrosine-type recombinase/integrase produces the protein MQKRYLTELEQSRLLHGVSKVADPLAQRDYHWIAALILTGMRVQEFSRLTVPMVQQALAGGWLVSPKEHCKGGKRGNEYMVTARLRTHLEALVKLSHELGAGCVVPEAGQPLVWGRDVAGIAGPLSVRSYEARLKHWAVHARLDARISPHWLRHTRGMNIMRRSRGSNPLKVAQIALGHRSLKSTGIYLDMSREEYERELQLVDGGRLPKKVARQMAQGVAA, from the coding sequence ATGCAAAAAAGGTATTTGACCGAGTTGGAGCAGTCACGGCTGCTGCATGGGGTATCAAAGGTGGCCGACCCGCTGGCGCAGCGCGATTACCACTGGATCGCGGCGCTGATCCTGACGGGCATGCGGGTGCAGGAGTTCAGCCGCTTGACGGTGCCCATGGTGCAGCAGGCCCTGGCCGGGGGCTGGCTGGTGAGCCCGAAGGAGCATTGCAAGGGCGGCAAGCGGGGCAATGAGTACATGGTGACTGCCCGGCTGCGCACCCACCTTGAGGCGCTGGTGAAGCTGAGCCATGAGCTGGGCGCCGGGTGCGTGGTGCCCGAGGCTGGCCAGCCGCTGGTGTGGGGCCGGGATGTGGCCGGGATTGCTGGGCCGCTGAGCGTGCGCAGCTATGAGGCGCGGCTGAAGCACTGGGCGGTGCATGCCCGGCTGGATGCGCGGATCAGCCCGCACTGGCTGCGCCACACGCGGGGCATGAACATCATGCGCCGCAGCCGGGGCAGCAACCCGCTGAAGGTGGCGCAGATTGCGCTGGGCCACCGCAGCCTGAAAAGCACCGGCATCTATCTGGACATGAGCCGGGAGGAGTACGAGCGCGAGCTGCAGCTGGTGGACGGCGGGCGGTTGCCGAAGAAGGTGGCGCGGCAGATGGCGCAGGGGGTGGCGGCATGA